A genomic stretch from Enterobacter oligotrophicus includes:
- the fcl gene encoding GDP-L-fucose synthase has protein sequence MTKQRIFVAGHRGMVGSAIVRQLEQRGDVEVIVRTRDELNLLDSKAVQDFFANERIDQVYLAAAKVGGIVANNTYPADFIYENMMIESNIIHAAHLHNVNKLLFLGSSCIYPKMAKQPIAESELLQGTLEATNEPYAIAKIAGIKLCESYNRQYNRDYRSVMPTNLYGPHDNFHPSNSHVIPALLRRFHEAAVENAPDVVVWGSGTPMREFLHVDDMAAASIHVMELDREVWQENTEPMLSHINVGTGVDCTIRELAQTIAQVVGYKGRVVFDATKPDGTPRKLLDVTRLHQLGWYHEVSLEQGLASTWQWFLENQHRFRG, from the coding sequence ATGACAAAACAACGTATTTTTGTCGCCGGTCATCGCGGAATGGTGGGTTCCGCGATTGTTCGCCAGCTTGAGCAGCGCGGCGACGTGGAGGTCATTGTCCGCACGCGCGACGAGCTGAACCTGCTCGACAGCAAAGCGGTACAGGACTTCTTTGCCAACGAACGTATTGACCAGGTGTATCTGGCGGCGGCAAAGGTGGGCGGCATTGTCGCTAACAATACCTATCCGGCAGATTTCATCTACGAAAATATGATGATTGAGAGCAACATCATTCACGCGGCACACCTGCACAACGTGAACAAGCTGCTGTTCCTCGGCTCATCCTGTATCTACCCGAAAATGGCGAAGCAGCCAATCGCGGAGAGCGAACTGCTTCAGGGCACGCTTGAAGCGACCAACGAACCCTACGCGATTGCCAAGATTGCCGGGATCAAGCTGTGCGAATCCTACAACCGTCAGTATAACCGCGACTATCGCTCGGTGATGCCGACCAACCTGTACGGGCCGCACGACAACTTCCATCCGAGCAACTCGCACGTGATCCCGGCGCTGCTGCGTCGTTTTCATGAAGCGGCTGTGGAAAACGCGCCAGATGTGGTGGTGTGGGGCAGTGGTACGCCAATGCGTGAATTCCTGCATGTGGATGATATGGCAGCGGCCAGCATTCACGTGATGGAGCTGGATCGCGAAGTGTGGCAGGAGAACACCGAGCCGATGCTGTCGCACATTAACGTCGGTACCGGCGTGGATTGCACCATTCGCGAGCTGGCGCAAACCATCGCGCAGGTGGTGGGCTACAAAGGCCGCGTGGTGTTTGACGCCACCAAACCGGACGGCACGCCGCGCAAACTGCTGGACGTGACGCGTCTGCACCAGTTGGGCTGGTATCACGAGGTGTCACTGGAACAGGGGCTGGCCAGCACCTGGCAGTGGTTCCTCGAAAACCAGCACCGCTTCCGGGGGTAA
- the gmd gene encoding GDP-mannose 4,6-dehydratase: protein MSKVALITGVTGQDGSYLAELLLEKGYEVHGIKRRASSFNTERVDHIYQDPHAANPKFHLHYGDLTDTSNLTRILQEVQPDEVYNLGAMSHVAVSFESPEYTADVDAMGTLRLLEAIRFLGLEKKTRFYQASTSELYGLVQEIPQKETTPFYPRSPYAVAKLYAYWITVNYRESYGMYACNGILFNHESPRRGETFVTRKITRAIANIAQGLESCLHLGNMDSLRDWGHAKDYVKMQWMMLQQDKPEDFVIATGVQYSVRQFVEMAAAQLGIKLRFEGTGVEEKGIVVSVTGHDAPGVKPGDVIVQVDPRYFRPAEVETLLGDPTKAHEKLGWKPETTLQEMVSEMVAKDLEAAKKHSLLKSHGYEVAIALES from the coding sequence ATGTCTAAAGTCGCTCTCATCACCGGCGTTACCGGACAGGATGGTTCTTACCTGGCAGAATTGCTGCTTGAAAAAGGGTATGAAGTACACGGTATTAAGCGTCGTGCTTCGTCGTTCAACACTGAACGTGTGGACCATATTTACCAGGACCCGCATGCAGCAAACCCGAAATTCCACCTGCACTATGGCGACCTGACCGATACCTCCAACCTGACCCGCATCCTGCAGGAAGTGCAGCCGGATGAAGTCTACAACCTGGGTGCGATGAGCCACGTAGCGGTCTCCTTCGAATCTCCGGAATATACCGCTGACGTGGATGCCATGGGGACGCTGCGTCTGCTGGAAGCGATTCGTTTCCTTGGCCTTGAGAAGAAAACCCGTTTCTACCAGGCGTCTACCTCTGAGCTGTACGGCCTGGTACAGGAAATCCCGCAGAAAGAGACCACGCCGTTCTACCCGCGCTCGCCGTATGCGGTGGCGAAGCTGTACGCCTACTGGATCACCGTGAACTACCGTGAATCCTATGGCATGTACGCCTGTAACGGCATTCTGTTCAACCACGAATCCCCACGCCGCGGTGAAACCTTCGTCACCCGTAAAATCACCCGTGCGATCGCCAACATCGCGCAGGGTCTGGAGTCTTGCCTGCACCTCGGCAACATGGATTCCCTGCGTGACTGGGGCCATGCGAAAGACTACGTGAAAATGCAGTGGATGATGCTGCAGCAGGACAAACCAGAAGACTTCGTGATTGCAACCGGCGTGCAGTATTCCGTGCGTCAGTTCGTGGAAATGGCTGCCGCGCAGCTGGGCATCAAACTGCGCTTCGAAGGCACCGGTGTTGAAGAAAAAGGCATTGTGGTGTCCGTGACCGGCCACGACGCACCGGGCGTGAAGCCGGGCGACGTTATCGTTCAGGTTGATCCGCGCTACTTCCGTCCTGCGGAAGTGGAAACCCTGCTGGGCGATCCAACCAAAGCGCACGAGAAACTGGGCTGGAAACCGGAAACCACGCTGCAGGAGATGGTTTCTGAGATGGTGGCCAAAGATCTTGAAGCAGCGAAAAAACACTCCCTGCTTAAGTCTCATGGCTACGAGGTTGCCATCGCGCTGGAGTCTTAA
- the wcaF gene encoding colanic acid biosynthesis acetyltransferase WcaF, translated as MQDLNGFSVPKGFRGGNGIKVQLWWAVQATLFAWSPQILYRWRAFLLRLFGAKIGKNVVIRPSVKITYPWKLTLGDYAWVGDDAVLYTLGDITIGANSVISQKCYLCTGSHDFMSLHFDITASPVVIGEKCWLATDVFVAPGVSVGDGTVVGARSSVFKSLPANKICRGNPAVVIRERVETEKL; from the coding sequence ATGCAGGATTTAAACGGATTCTCCGTGCCGAAAGGTTTTCGGGGCGGGAACGGTATTAAAGTGCAGTTGTGGTGGGCGGTTCAGGCAACATTATTTGCCTGGTCGCCACAAATACTCTACCGCTGGCGCGCTTTTTTATTGCGTCTGTTTGGCGCAAAAATCGGAAAAAACGTAGTTATTCGTCCATCGGTCAAAATTACGTATCCCTGGAAATTAACGCTTGGGGATTATGCCTGGGTAGGGGATGACGCGGTGTTATATACCCTGGGCGATATTACGATTGGCGCGAATTCGGTGATTTCACAGAAATGTTATTTGTGTACCGGCAGCCATGATTTTATGAGCCTGCATTTTGATATTACCGCTTCGCCTGTTGTGATCGGTGAGAAATGCTGGCTGGCAACAGATGTGTTTGTTGCACCGGGTGTTTCTGTTGGCGATGGCACGGTAGTCGGTGCCCGCAGCAGCGTTTTTAAATCGCTACCGGCAAATAAGATTTGCCGTGGCAACCCCGCAGTGGTGATACGCGAACGCGTAGAAACTGAAAAACTTTGA
- the wcaE gene encoding colanic acid biosynthesis glycosyltransferase WcaE, producing the protein MFLSVITVAFRNYEGVVKTWRSLRNLARDPSLTFEWIVVDGGSNDGTAEFLEKLNGEFNLRYISEKDKGIYDAMNKGIAMAQGRYAIFLNSGDVFHDDVAQFARQLVRQKEEAMFIGDALLDFGEGNKVLRSAKPGWYIYHSLPASHQAIFFPVKGLKKQPYDLQYKVSSDYALAASLYKSGYPFRRIKGLVSEFSMGGVSTSNNLELCQDAKNVQRKILRVPGFWAELSYFLRLKTTGKAKALYNKA; encoded by the coding sequence ATGTTTCTTAGCGTCATTACTGTCGCCTTTCGTAACTACGAAGGGGTGGTAAAAACCTGGCGCTCGCTGCGCAACCTGGCGCGCGATCCAAGCCTCACCTTTGAGTGGATTGTGGTCGACGGCGGTTCGAACGATGGTACGGCGGAGTTCCTGGAAAAACTCAACGGTGAGTTCAACTTACGTTATATCAGCGAGAAAGATAAAGGCATCTATGATGCGATGAATAAAGGCATTGCAATGGCGCAGGGGCGGTATGCCATCTTCCTGAATTCCGGCGATGTGTTCCATGATGATGTGGCACAGTTTGCCCGCCAGCTGGTGCGTCAGAAAGAAGAAGCCATGTTTATCGGTGATGCATTGCTGGACTTTGGTGAAGGGAATAAAGTGCTGCGCAGCGCGAAACCGGGTTGGTATATTTACCACAGTTTGCCCGCCAGCCATCAGGCCATTTTCTTCCCGGTAAAAGGCCTGAAAAAACAGCCATACGATTTGCAGTATAAAGTCTCTTCAGATTATGCGCTGGCCGCCAGTTTGTACAAGTCAGGTTATCCGTTCCGTCGAATTAAAGGGCTGGTGTCTGAATTTTCGATGGGTGGTGTGTCAACCTCTAATAATCTGGAATTATGTCAGGATGCAAAAAACGTGCAGCGTAAGATATTACGTGTGCCGGGCTTCTGGGCGGAATTATCTTATTTTCTGCGTCTGAAAACGACGGGTAAAGCAAAAGCCTTATATAACAAAGCCTGA
- the wcaD gene encoding colanic acid polymerase WcaD codes for MSRSIRICSYLLLPLIYLLVNVKIAQLGESFPITIVTFLPVLLLLYVDKINLKKLMIALGLGFGLTAFNYIFGQSLDASKYVTSTMLFVYIVIIIGMVWSIRFKTISPHNYRKILRFFYIVVGLIVMLAAMEMAQIILTGGSSLMEIISKYLIYSNSYVLNFIKFGGKRTTALYFEPAFFALALISIWLSIKQFGIKTPKTDAMILAGIVLSGSFSGVMTFILFYLLEWAFQYLNKDAIKKKLPLAIISLTVFLVGVIFAFPYISERLGDLGTEGSSSYYRIIGPLVMVGYSLTHIDGVVRFGSLYEYVASFGIFNGADVGKTIDNGLYLLIIYFSWFAVLLTLWYLFKVFKMMINAFGDNQNFRVQLYLFTPVSLFFTGSIFSPEYAFLIVCPFILRKALNITRV; via the coding sequence ATGTCTCGTTCTATCAGAATCTGTAGTTATCTGCTGCTGCCGCTGATCTACCTGCTGGTCAACGTCAAAATTGCCCAGCTCGGCGAAAGTTTCCCGATTACCATCGTCACCTTTTTGCCCGTATTGCTACTGCTGTATGTCGACAAAATCAATCTGAAGAAGCTGATGATTGCCTTAGGGCTGGGTTTCGGCCTGACGGCATTTAACTACATCTTTGGTCAGTCGCTTGATGCCAGCAAATACGTCACCTCGACTATGCTGTTTGTTTATATTGTTATCATTATTGGCATGGTCTGGAGTATTCGCTTTAAAACTATTTCTCCGCACAATTATAGGAAAATCCTTAGGTTCTTTTATATTGTTGTCGGTCTCATCGTCATGCTTGCTGCGATGGAAATGGCGCAAATTATTTTGACCGGCGGCAGCAGCCTGATGGAAATAATTTCGAAGTATCTCATTTACAGTAACAGCTATGTACTGAACTTCATTAAGTTTGGGGGTAAGCGCACAACGGCGCTCTATTTTGAACCGGCATTTTTTGCTCTGGCATTAATCTCAATTTGGCTCAGCATCAAACAGTTCGGTATCAAAACGCCCAAGACAGATGCTATGATTCTTGCAGGGATCGTTCTGTCAGGATCGTTCTCAGGGGTAATGACATTTATTCTGTTTTACCTTCTGGAGTGGGCGTTCCAGTACCTGAACAAAGATGCGATTAAGAAAAAACTGCCGCTGGCGATTATCTCCCTGACGGTATTTTTAGTGGGTGTGATATTTGCCTTCCCGTACATCTCAGAACGTCTGGGCGATTTGGGAACGGAAGGTTCGTCATCTTATTATCGAATCATTGGGCCACTGGTGATGGTGGGTTATTCCTTAACCCATATAGATGGCGTAGTAAGATTCGGCTCACTTTACGAATATGTTGCATCATTCGGAATCTTTAACGGTGCGGATGTCGGTAAAACCATAGACAATGGCCTGTATCTGTTAATTATCTATTTTTCGTGGTTCGCCGTACTGTTGACGCTGTGGTATTTGTTTAAAGTTTTCAAAATGATGATTAACGCGTTTGGTGACAACCAGAATTTTCGCGTTCAGCTTTATCTTTTTACACCAGTGTCGTTGTTCTTTACGGGGTCAATATTTAGCCCGGAATATGCTTTCTTGATTGTCTGTCCGTTTATTTTGCGCAAAGCGCTGAATATTACGCGCGTATGA
- the wcaC gene encoding colanic acid biosynthesis glycosyltransferase WcaC, producing the protein MNILQFNVRLAEGGAAGVALDLHQRALQKGLQSRFVYGYGKGGKKSVSHDNYPQVLKQTPRLTSVANIALFRLFNRDLFGNLNNLYRTVTRTSGPVVLHFHVLHSYWLNLEEVVAFCEKVQAHKPDTRFVWTLHDHWSVTGRCAFTDGCEGWKTNCQKCPTLTNYPPVKVDRAHQLVAGKRQLFRDMLSLGCTFISPSQHVADAFNSLYGAGRCKIINNGIDVATEEILAELTPVAETAGKPKIAIVAHDLRYDGKTNQQLVRDIMALGDKIELHTFGKFSPFDGANVVNHGFETDKRKLMSALNGMDALVFSSRVDNYPLILCEALSIGVPVIATHSDAAREVLEKSGGKTFAEQEVLPLVQLPKAEIAQAVFGTDLESFRNRSRKAYSGQQMLEEYVSFYQNL; encoded by the coding sequence ATGAACATTCTGCAATTTAATGTGCGCCTCGCAGAGGGCGGGGCGGCAGGTGTTGCGCTGGATCTGCACCAGCGCGCGCTGCAAAAAGGGCTGCAGTCGCGCTTTGTCTACGGCTACGGCAAAGGCGGCAAGAAAAGCGTCAGCCATGATAATTATCCGCAGGTGCTCAAGCAGACGCCGCGTCTGACGTCGGTGGCAAATATTGCCCTGTTCCGCCTGTTTAACCGCGATCTGTTCGGTAATCTCAATAACCTCTACCGTACCGTGACCCGCACGTCCGGCCCGGTGGTGCTGCATTTTCACGTTCTGCACAGCTACTGGCTGAACCTGGAAGAGGTGGTAGCCTTTTGCGAGAAGGTGCAGGCGCACAAGCCGGACACCCGTTTTGTCTGGACGCTGCACGACCACTGGAGCGTCACCGGACGCTGTGCGTTTACGGACGGTTGTGAAGGCTGGAAGACTAACTGTCAGAAATGCCCGACCCTCACTAATTATCCGCCGGTTAAAGTGGACCGCGCGCACCAGCTGGTAGCCGGTAAACGCCAGCTGTTCCGCGATATGCTTTCGCTCGGCTGTACCTTTATCTCTCCCAGCCAGCATGTGGCAGATGCGTTCAACAGCCTGTACGGGGCAGGGCGCTGCAAAATCATCAATAACGGTATCGACGTGGCGACAGAAGAGATTCTGGCGGAACTGACCCCTGTAGCAGAAACCGCAGGCAAGCCGAAAATCGCCATTGTTGCGCACGATCTGCGCTACGACGGCAAAACTAACCAGCAGCTGGTGCGCGACATCATGGCGCTGGGCGATAAGATTGAGCTGCACACCTTCGGCAAATTTTCCCCGTTCGACGGGGCGAACGTGGTGAATCACGGCTTTGAAACCGACAAGCGCAAGCTGATGAGTGCCCTCAACGGGATGGATGCGCTGGTGTTCAGCTCGCGCGTGGACAACTACCCGCTGATCCTGTGCGAGGCGCTCTCTATCGGCGTGCCGGTGATTGCCACCCACAGTGATGCGGCCCGCGAAGTGCTGGAAAAATCGGGCGGAAAAACGTTCGCGGAGCAGGAGGTGCTGCCGCTGGTGCAGTTACCGAAGGCTGAGATCGCGCAGGCCGTTTTTGGCACTGACCTGGAATCGTTCCGCAACCGCAGCCGCAAGGCCTACAGTGGACAACAGATGCTGGAGGAATATGTCTCGTTCTATCAGAATCTGTAG
- the wcaB gene encoding colanic acid biosynthesis acetyltransferase WcaB — MFLEDCRANSWSLRPCCMVLAYRIAHFCSVWRKKNVLNNLWAAPVLVLYRIITECFFGYEIQAAATIGRRFTIHHGYAVVINKFVVAGDDFTIRHAVTIGNRGPDSLACPVIGNNVELGANVVMIGDITVGNNVTIGAGSVVLDSIPDNALVVGEKARVKVIK, encoded by the coding sequence ATGTTTCTGGAAGATTGCCGCGCAAACAGCTGGAGCCTGCGCCCGTGCTGCATGGTTCTGGCGTACCGCATTGCGCACTTTTGCTCGGTGTGGCGTAAGAAAAACGTCCTGAACAATCTCTGGGCGGCACCGGTTCTGGTGCTGTACCGCATCATCACCGAATGCTTTTTCGGCTATGAAATTCAGGCTGCTGCCACCATTGGCCGCCGCTTTACCATTCACCACGGTTATGCGGTTGTCATCAACAAGTTCGTTGTCGCGGGTGATGATTTCACCATTCGCCATGCGGTGACCATCGGCAACCGTGGGCCGGACAGCCTGGCCTGCCCGGTGATCGGTAATAACGTCGAGCTGGGCGCTAACGTGGTGATGATTGGTGACATTACTGTGGGTAATAACGTCACCATCGGCGCAGGCAGCGTGGTGCTGGACAGCATCCCGGATAACGCGCTGGTGGTCGGGGAAAAAGCCCGCGTGAAGGTGATCAAATGA
- the wcaA gene encoding colanic acid biosynthesis glycosyltransferase WcaA — MTTQRPLISIYMPTWNRQQLAIRAIKSVLRQDYDNWELIIVDDCSSSFEQLQKFVDDLNDPRVVYTHNAINSGACAVRNQAIMQAKGQYLTGIDDDDEWTPNRLSTFLSHKHQLVTHAFLYANDYVCQGEVYSQPASLPLYPKSPYSRRLFYKRNIIGNQVFTWAWRFKECLFDTELKAAQDYDIFLRMVVEYGEPWKVEEATQILHINHGEMQITSSPKKFSGYFHFYRKHKDKFDRASRKYQLFTLYQIRNKRMNWRTLLTLFSVRNGKRLADGLRGK, encoded by the coding sequence ATGACCACACAACGCCCTTTGATTTCTATCTATATGCCGACATGGAACCGTCAGCAGCTGGCGATCCGCGCGATTAAATCGGTATTACGTCAGGATTACGATAACTGGGAGCTGATCATCGTTGATGACTGTTCCTCCTCTTTCGAGCAACTGCAAAAATTCGTCGACGATCTCAACGACCCGCGGGTGGTGTATACGCACAACGCGATTAACTCCGGCGCGTGCGCGGTGCGTAATCAGGCGATTATGCAGGCGAAAGGGCAGTACCTGACCGGGATCGACGACGATGACGAATGGACGCCAAATCGTCTGTCGACCTTCCTGTCGCACAAGCATCAACTGGTCACGCACGCTTTCCTGTATGCCAACGACTATGTCTGCCAGGGCGAAGTGTACTCGCAGCCGGCGAGCCTGCCGTTGTACCCAAAGTCACCGTACTCGCGTCGCCTGTTTTACAAGCGCAACATCATTGGTAATCAGGTCTTTACCTGGGCCTGGCGCTTTAAAGAGTGCCTGTTCGATACCGAACTGAAGGCGGCGCAGGATTACGACATTTTCCTGCGCATGGTGGTGGAATACGGCGAACCGTGGAAAGTGGAAGAAGCCACGCAGATCCTGCACATCAACCACGGGGAGATGCAAATCACCTCCTCGCCGAAGAAGTTTTCGGGCTATTTCCACTTTTACCGTAAGCACAAGGACAAGTTCGACCGTGCCAGCCGTAAATATCAGCTCTTTACCCTCTATCAGATCCGCAACAAGCGCATGAACTGGCGCACGCTGCTGACGCTCTTCTCCGTGCGTAACGGCAAGCGTCTGGCTGATGGACTTCGGGGGAAATAA